In the Candidatus Neomarinimicrobiota bacterium genome, ATCCTTTAACCGGGGGAGGTTTGAGTTATTAATATTTGCGCTGAATGCCCATTTTGTGTCAAGAGAATAGAGCGGCCGGTCGAGAGCAAAAAAATACTGATATTCTTCCGCAGGACCGTTTTTCACGAACGAGGTAAGCTGCAATCTCGAGCCGCGTATTCTGCGATAGAGATGACTGACTCTTACAGCGTCTCCCCTTTTAGTCCTATCCCAACTGAGACTGAGAGGTGAACCATAACCGAGAAGACTCTGCTCCTGTAATAACAAACCGTACTCGTTCCTATTGTCGGAACGGGAGAATTCTACACTGAAAACGGTAGTCCATAGGTCTCTCGTGAAAACATGGACGTCCACACTCCCGTCGGCATTCGGCTTTGTTTCAATTCTTACGCTCCCTATGAAATTCAGCTTCCTTAAGTTCCGCTCGGTTTCGCGAAAGAGTTCGTTATCGACTCTGTCGCCGGAATTAAAAAGCAGCTCCTGTAATATGATGTTTTTACGCGTTACGAAATGAAGACTGTTTAAGAACGGATCACCCAGTCCCAACGGATTGTCATCTTTGGAAAATACGTTTTGTCTCATTAATATAATCTCTCTGATAACGGGAGCAGTGTCATCCGGAAGGTTCGCACGGGCAGTTGTTCCTTGAAATAACCAAACGCTGAAGATGAGGAAAGCGAAAGTCTTTACGGCAGATAGCGCCGGAGTGCGCAAAATATGTTTTTTTCTGTCCTGTCGTGGCATCGGTAGTTGAATTTGCGTTCTCATAGGCACTAAAGATATGTTCACGGCTCTCCCGATGCAACAGAAGCGGAGTATAGGAAGGAGGGGAAATCATTTTTCTCAATCGGTTCCGATTATGCGGGCTGCTTGAATAAAATCATTTTAAATAGTAAGTTTGCCGTCAGCGGTCAGAATCATTGTGAGCGTGATTTGGTTAAGGACGAAACATTTAAAGACTATATTATCGATCAATTGAGGGATCTCTACGATTTGTATGCAAAGGGAATGTTCGGGGGTCACGGTCTATATCAAGGTCTGAAATTCTTCGGGATGATATCGAAAGGCAGGCTCTATTTCAAGACCGACGATAGTAGCAGACAGTATTACATCGAACAGGGTATGAAGCCGTTTAGACCGAATGAAAAACAAACGCTTAAGAATTATTTCGAAGTACCGCCGGATATCATAGACGACAGCGATAAACTGACCGAATTAGCGCGTGAATCGGTAAAAATTATAAATTAACCTTCCTGATATATCAAGGATGCTCAAAAAAGCTATTCCCTTGACAAATCAAGCTTAATTTCTTATTATTTATCCGACCTACAGGTCGGAAGACATAAAGATATAGCAATCTAAATATGAATTGGAGGCGATAACATGGTTATGCCAACCGGAACAGAGTCCGCGGTAGCAGTTAAAAGCGACAACGGTCGGGACACTGACGTTCCTCTCATAAATAATTACGTAAACGGGTCGTTTGTACAATCAAAATCCGATAAATTACTCGATATTACAGACCCTTCTAACGGAAACATACTTGCCCGATTACCCCTATCAGCCGAATCAGAATTTAACGATGCTGTCGAGGTGGCAAAGAAAGCGTTCCCCGCATGGCGTGAAACACCGCCGGTGGAAAGAGCAAGATATTTCTTCAAACTTAAGATGATCATGGAAGAGAGATTTGACGATATTGCACGGGTGTTGACGGTTGAAAATGGAAAGACACTTGATGAAGCGCGCGGTGAGGTGCGCAGAGCGATAGAAAACGTTGAAGTTGCATCCGGTGTACCGACGATGATGCAGGGACAGACACTCGAAGACGTGGCGTCAGGAATTGATACGGCGGTTTACAGAAGACCTATAGGAGTATTCGGGGCGATTACCCCGTTTAACTTTCCCGCAATGGTGCCTATGTGGTTTCTGCCGTACGCTGTCGCAACAGGAAATACGTTCATCTTAAAACCCTCAGAACAGGTACCAATGACCCCAAATTTCATATATGAGTTGATTGACGAAGTAGGATTTCCCGATGGCGTCATTAATCTCGTGCATGGCGATAAGGTAGTAGTAGATGCCATGTGTACACATCCTGATATTAAGGGAGTTTCATTCGTAGGCTCTTCTCCGGTAGCGCAGCACGTGTATTCACTGGCGAGTCAGAACGGTAAACGTGTTCAGGCGCTGGGTGGAGCTAAGAACTTTGTGCTTGTGACGGATGACGCAGACCTCGATTCGGCAGCTAATGCCGTAATAGCATCCTGTTTCGGATGTGCGGGTGAAAGATGCCTCGCCGCGAGCGTGTTGTTGGGCGACGAGAAAATCTATCCCGAACTGAGGGAGATGATCCTGCAAAAGGCGAAAGCGATCAAAATGGGCAGTGGTCTTGATGATGGAGTTACTATGGGTCCCGTTGTTACCGAAGCTCATAAGCAACGGGTGTTGTCCTATATTGAAAAAGGGATAGAAGAGGGCGCAGATATGATTCTTGACGGGAGAGGCGCTTCCGTAGAAGGTAAAGAGGACGGGTATTATATCGGACCCACGATATTCGAAAATGTCGATTCGTCCATGACTATTGCCAAGGAAGAGATATTCGGGCCGGTTCTCACTATGATGAAAGTCAAAGACCTTGATAGTGCCATCGAATTGATATCGCAGCATCCGCTGGCAAACACAATATCCATATTTACCACATCAGGGAAAAAGGCTCGTAAGTTCAGATATAGTGTGGATGCCAGCATGATCGGTGTTAACATCGGTGTTCCTGCGCCGATGTCGTTCTTTACCTTCGGCGGAGCAAAAGGTTCATTCTTCGGCGACCTTAAGGCACACGGAAGAGACAGCATAGAGTTCTACACCGATAAGAAAGTTGAAATTTCGCGTTGGTAGGATAAGAAAATCAATTCAGGGAGTAACAATTGCCGAGAATAGTTAAGTGCGGCTTGATTCAATGTTCGAATCCGATAAATGACGAAAAAGAGACGATAAAGAACATTCAGGCAGCGATGTTCGAAAAACATCTGCCGTTCATCGAAAAGGCGGGAAAAGAAGGAGTGCAGATTCTCGGACTACAGGAGATCTTTAACGGACCCTATTTCTGTCCGAGTCAGGACGCGCACTGGTACGATGCGGCTGAGCCCGTACCGGGTCCCACTGTCGAAGCCCTGACACCTTACGCTAAAAAATACCAGATGGTAATGATAATTCCCGTATATGAAGTCGAACAGGCGGGAATTTATTATAATACCGCGGCTGTGGTGGATGCCGACGGCACGTACCTCGGGAAATACCGTAAAACCCACATTCCACATACGTCAGGATTCTGGGAGAAATATTTTTTCAAACCGGGCAACATGGGATATCCGGTATTCGAGACGCGTTATGCAAAGGTAGGGGTTTATATATGCTACGACAGGCATTTCCCCGAAGGAGCCCGCATTCTCGGCCTTAATGGAGCCGAGGTGGTTTTCAACCCTTCAGCCACGGTAAAAGGACTTTCACAATACCTCTGGAAACTCGAGCAGCCCGCACATGCCGTAGCGAACGGATATTTTATGGCTTGCAGCAACCGGGTGGGAACTGAAGCGCCCTGGAATATCGGGGAATTTTACGGAAGTAGTTATTTTGTGGATCCGCGGGGAAATTTCGTTGCCGAGGCAAGCGAGGACAAAGACGAGCTCGTAACCGCGGAACTCGACCTCGATATGATAGAAGAAGTGCGGAGAGTATGGCAGTTCTATAGAGACAGGAGACCGGAAGCTTATGGCAAACTCGCTGACCCAAACGCCTGATACGGAATCAGAAGAAAAATCCGATACGGAAGTCAGACCGACATCAGCTGATGTAAAAGAAAAGCACGACGAATATCTTTTTTCGTCGGTGATAAACTATTATTCAGAACCGCTTGCGCTTGACTCCGGGAAGGGTTGTATCCTTAAGGACGTTGAGGGGAATGAATATCTCGATTTCTTCGGAGGGATTCTGACGGTCTCCATCGGTCACGCAGACGACAGGATAAACA is a window encoding:
- a CDS encoding TfoX/Sxy family protein, which codes for MNKIILNSKFAVSGQNHCERDLVKDETFKDYIIDQLRDLYDLYAKGMFGGHGLYQGLKFFGMISKGRLYFKTDDSSRQYYIEQGMKPFRPNEKQTLKNYFEVPPDIIDDSDKLTELARESVKIIN
- a CDS encoding CoA-acylating methylmalonate-semialdehyde dehydrogenase, whose amino-acid sequence is MPTGTESAVAVKSDNGRDTDVPLINNYVNGSFVQSKSDKLLDITDPSNGNILARLPLSAESEFNDAVEVAKKAFPAWRETPPVERARYFFKLKMIMEERFDDIARVLTVENGKTLDEARGEVRRAIENVEVASGVPTMMQGQTLEDVASGIDTAVYRRPIGVFGAITPFNFPAMVPMWFLPYAVATGNTFILKPSEQVPMTPNFIYELIDEVGFPDGVINLVHGDKVVVDAMCTHPDIKGVSFVGSSPVAQHVYSLASQNGKRVQALGGAKNFVLVTDDADLDSAANAVIASCFGCAGERCLAASVLLGDEKIYPELREMILQKAKAIKMGSGLDDGVTMGPVVTEAHKQRVLSYIEKGIEEGADMILDGRGASVEGKEDGYYIGPTIFENVDSSMTIAKEEIFGPVLTMMKVKDLDSAIELISQHPLANTISIFTTSGKKARKFRYSVDASMIGVNIGVPAPMSFFTFGGAKGSFFGDLKAHGRDSIEFYTDKKVEISRW
- a CDS encoding acyltransferase, which gives rise to MPRIVKCGLIQCSNPINDEKETIKNIQAAMFEKHLPFIEKAGKEGVQILGLQEIFNGPYFCPSQDAHWYDAAEPVPGPTVEALTPYAKKYQMVMIIPVYEVEQAGIYYNTAAVVDADGTYLGKYRKTHIPHTSGFWEKYFFKPGNMGYPVFETRYAKVGVYICYDRHFPEGARILGLNGAEVVFNPSATVKGLSQYLWKLEQPAHAVANGYFMACSNRVGTEAPWNIGEFYGSSYFVDPRGNFVAEASEDKDELVTAELDLDMIEEVRRVWQFYRDRRPEAYGKLADPNA